The nucleotide sequence atcgcttggcgggtggagccgactcgtgccaaggcgtctgcttggtcgttgtcatttcttggcacgtgaaggaacttgcacccctcgaagtatccgctgagttgctgcaccaggaagcggtagctcgccatgtttgcatctttggcgtcccagtcgccagatgactgctagaccaccaaatcggagtcgccatagcacatgatccggtgaatgccgagttccttggcaagccggagcccgtgaatgagagcctcgtattcagcgacgttgttggaggcggcaaagtggatctgcaacgcatacttgagcttgtcgcctttaggggaggtgaggacgacgccggctcccaagccgatgcgcatcttggagccgtcaaaatgcatccgccaatgggtggagtcgggcgctggcggcaggtatggggtctcggcccagtcgacgaggaagtcggccagtgcttgcgacttgatggaggtgcggggctggtagtagatggtgtagggggccaattctatggcccatttggccactcggccagaagcatctcggctcccaatgatctcggccagcggggctgtgcaaaccaccgtaattggatgttcttgaaagtaaggcttcaacttcttggcggcaaagtgcatgccatagcacatcttctggtagtgggggtagttctgcttggaggtcgacagtacctcgctcaggtaatacaccggtctctggacagggagcaccttgccttcctccttgcgctcgactacaatcaCTGTGCTGACTACCctgctggtggcggcaatgtacaggagcatgggctctttaggagtcggagccgccagcacagggggagtagtcaacatcttcttcagctggtgaaatgcttcatccgccttgtggttctactcaaaaaaggtggtcttcttcatcagttggtacaaacGGAGAGCTTTCTCACCCAACCGActaatgaatcggctgatggacgccaaacagccggtgaacttctgcacatctaacagtcggctgggtacctccatcctctcgatggccttgatcttcacagggttgcactctatgccgcgttcggagaccaggaaaccaaggagttggccggctggtactccgaagacgcacttctcagggttgagcttgatttggaatcggcgcaggttctcgaaggtttctttgaggtcttccatcagtgtcccacgcttttccgtcttcaccactacatcatctacgtagacgtgggcgtttctgccgagttgcttgaggaggcatttctgcatgcaacgctgaaaggtggcgccagcattccttaagccgaacgtcatggtcagctAGCAGAAGGcttcgaatggcgtgatgaaggcggtcttcagtctgtctgccagGCTCAGTTTGATCTGGTGACATCCTgagtatgcatctaagaagctcaacagctcgcatccggctgtggagtctatcacctggtcaattgtcggcagagcaaacgggtccttggggcacgcttcgttgaggcttgtgtagtcaacacacatccgccactgcttattcttcttcagcaccaagaccgggtttgccaaccactctggaaaaaacacctccataatgaagccgaccgccagaagccgggctatctcttctccaatgactcttctcttctcttctgacaggagGCGCaaaggctgcctgacgggcttcacatcaggttggacatgtaacttgtgctcggtgatttccgtcggtacacctggcatgtctttaggggaccatgcaaagatgtctcgattctcacggaggaaatcgacgagctcgccttcctatttgctgtcaaggtttgcacctatgacagcgtacctctctgggtcctccgggtccaagggtatcttcttggtctctttggccggcttgaacgagccttcagcttccgactcctttgggtcgggcgacatctccggctgcttggcggccatcgccacgacccgatcaagaagtTGCTTCTCAGCAgcgatcaccagggactcagccagccaactgctctcagccgcgcaagcggatgactttctgtagtcgccggtgacggtcagaatccccttggaacttggcatcttcatcttgaggtaggcgtagtggggaaccgccataaacttggccaaagcagattggccaagtaacgcatggtatgggctttcgaggtccactacttcaaaccaaactggctctcggcggaaatgatctttgtctccgaagaggacgtctatcaggatcttgccgattggtgagcaggaaaggccaggtacaatgccgtggaacacagtctggCTGCTCTGcagttgtctttgcttgattcctaacttctccatggtatccttgtacaggatgttgatgctactgcctccatctatcaacactcgcgagaagcgagtggcccgcctatctgtggccacAGTAGCGCTTAAAACCAAGGCGTAGGAGcttggattcggcatcacctctgggtgatcggctctGCTCCAAATGATAGgattctcggaccaatgcataaactctggggcatctgatgctactgcatttacttcttgctgctgcagccgcctgctgcgtcgatcatcagccacactggtgaacaccacataggctccatgctcttccgGATACTCATCTCGTActacgccgactggcctgacagccagctactggggcggcggtggaggcggcagcccagcaggcgggggaggaaggaggccgtctcctttggcgattctggtaagccagtggcactttcgggtggtatggtttgacggcttcgaGCCGCTCTGGAACTTGCACGGACCATCTAGAGTATGCTTGTAAGAGAAAGCcggcaaccaattgggcttgccacccttctgtcgcttggtcggaggctgcccctccggctgttgaTCTTCAACTGTTgcaacctgccgactgctggaagtcggctgtggggccttgcgcttgttgtcgttctgttgctgccgccgactggcgtctccagctggagttctgggagcctgaggggccactttgccagtcgtgttaacttgaatttccgtcttcatggaggagtcggctgtggcgtactcgtctgctatgatcagcagctcgtcgagggtttccggctcgtcgcagaggagcctgtgcttgaggagggtgccttctcggcacccggcggtgaagtactcgatagcctgcacctcgtgcatgccctcgcaggagttccgaagctcgccccagcacgtgaggtagtcgcgtgttgactcgtcagggccttgcacgcacaaggaaagctggcgtggcttgggaggtcgcttgtacgtgcttgtgaagttgcggatgaaggcctcggtgaagtcgacccggctgttgatgctgtggggcttcaggctgttcaaccatgtccgggccgtgccctggagcatgagtggaacatacttcacggcgacacgcttgttgccgttcgctatgttgacgactgtggagtagtcaactagccagtcatccggcttcacggagccggtatacttgggtgtGTCTTGggggagtgtgaaccctttgggaaaaggctcGTCTCGGATGTGGGGTCCGAAGCatggcggacccaactcgtcttcttcttccagcgccagggatcgatggagtcggtcgatccaatggcgggcgtcattctctccgactccctctcggcggccaaggtgaCCACCGAGAGTTGGATGCTCAACAGGTGGTGGGGAAACTCGCCTTTCTCTTCGCGgtgggggaggcagatagtcgccctgccgttccactgctcttgggcggccgtcttggtcgcgctcgatggtgatgcgagtccgaccgTGGCTGATAGCCGGCTCTTTGTCTTTTcttccgcggactccgccagttggcgtccgagacatcgcgccttgatctcggcgaggaGGCAGGTCGTCATCTGGTTgccgcggcgcctccgtgcggccgCCGGCTGCATTCTGCGCGGcaaccgcgtcgaggagctgctggactcgctccatcatcatgCGGCGCTCTTTGCCTTCAAAGTTCTTCAGCTCGTcagtcgccgcctgggcggcgtggATGTTCTCCGTAGGCGTGGCATACATGGGGCGattggccccgaacaggttggcgatggtcgcgccgtgctgccggaccgcgcctaggcggctaggcccagttggagccggcgagccgcccacaacgcgatccatctcacgctggtaggcttctgacaagcgcctcatgcttgccagcttttTGGCGCCTTCAATGATCTGAAGGCGGCGtgtctccagcgtctcggcgtctgcGTCTTCTGGAATAGGAGCAGTCAGGTCTTGCAGAGCCGCGCCGAGCGGGAAATGAGCTCCCTCACCGGAACACTcatcatgactgatgacgagcacctccatgacggcgctttcgccgctctcctcgtgagggagcggctcatcatagaccaccacattggtggggaacgcgtcgagcgacgcggcatcggagtcgaccaacatcaggtcggtggagcctacagactctaggtccacggcaggctcgccggtgacgtggagttggtcaaggaggcccgcgaggaggctctcggggccgcccgtgcctgcatcggatgcaggctcgtcggagaggcgaacctcgccgacaagttcggcgaggcagctcgctgcacaggcagcctcagcgccgcgcagcgcgtcaatgcagactccgtctggcgagcctggctggctgcgctcgccagggaggaaaagggttcccgtccagaacaaatctccggacgacggtgcacctcgccctacggtgggcgccaaatgtcgggggttgggtgcgacatatgccaaaggatggcttatcatggtgggggcgagtagaacgtcgccggtgcctgggaacgggataaggcgaagacatgcacgccgacggatcttacccagcttcagggctctccgaggagataacacccctactgctgctctgcggggtctccgcatggtcactaaggcaaagtgaatacaaagttgctcctagagctatttctggaggtaggagaaggcaaggctagctttctcctccctgtatgatctggtctagtgctaatggattcgaaccctttgcatgggtgccctggggggtttatataggcctaccccccaggggtacaatggtaaaaccggctgggtgcgggtcccagccgtctgtctctcaggccgccgtcttctccgctgactcctggggcccgccgactggtgggtcctgccgacTGGCCTGGTACAAGGGTGTCAGCCCTTGtctgccgcgggcgggtcttgccggctgcagattactgtagccgtgcttctaatgacgctggcttggtcatggggtcatggcaacagtgccgccgcctgtcgagcgatcactgttgccattcccctgtCGTGTCTGGTTAgtggcgtgtggggcccgtgggaggggctggccgactcctgggggccgactcccaacgggtccgtctcTTGGCACTCTCGCCGTCTTCGGTACTCCCGCTGACTAGTAGGCCCCGCCGTCTCCGGGCCAtacagacaggccgtcgtgggcacagggctccgcccccaggagctgatgtcagggccggcatggcaacagtgctgcgccggacggagatcttcgttggtacgacgcactgtggccatgcctgcccttaaaTAACAAGGTGGTTGGAGTTGCAGGCTGACTTCCTATAGTCGGGCTCTCCGGAAGTCGCTGGACAGAAGtcagcttatcttggagtcgcccctgggactcggctcgtcttggagtcgcctctgggactcggctcgtcttggagtcacctctgggactcggctcgtcttggagtcgcctctgggactcgacTTAACTTGGAGTCGCCTCCTGGACTcgcggggcgcagcctgccccgatgtcttgaaaggttctgggtctcgggttagcctacccgtggcccattactccgacactccTTGTATCGCGACTAGACTTTACATGTTACTTTTTTTGTGAAACTGGAGCTCCTTGCTGTAACCTATTATATGACTTTATGAGCATGCGCCACTTTCAGGTTACGAAAAAATGGGGTGCTCCAAACAAGATTGTCTTCCTCTCTTTCTTATACAAGGCATGCAGAAGATGTGCGACAAGTAAGTAACTCTATGTCAATATTTAGAGTGTGCTACACAGTGCCATCTTTCCCAACAGATTGAATTTTTTATATTGATATTTTGTTGAATGTCACATGTTTGTTTGCACTTCATACTTTGGAAAATATTCCTAACGTTAATAGTAATTAacatgtatttttctctattgagTACTACTTTGTTCGTTCTTTAAGTGTTCTTATTTCAGAAGTTTGCTCTGCACAAGTGCAACATGACTGGAAAACCTGCTGCTGTTACTTGTGTTGTGGACAGTATGATGGACAACCTAAGGCCTACTCGTGCAGATGCAACTGATGTGGCAAATGCGGTGCTCGATGGTTTGTTTTTGCGTCTTGCAGATATCTTATACTTTGGTGATCCTATACAGCTGCTCATTACTGCACCCAAACAAACTATAACTACACAAGCTGTAATATGAATCATAATTGTTTTGTTCAAGTAGTGATGCCATTCTCCTTGGTGCCGAGACTCTCCTTGGGTTGCATCCAGTTGAGACTATTACAACGGTAGGCAGAATTTGTGCTGAGGTGAACTTTCTTTTGGAGTTCTATATGTTCTCTTGATAATCATAGGCCTGTTTAGGAGGGCATTTGTTGATAGGTTCCCTTTTGTAGTTCAAATTAGACTTCAATACTAATAAAATGTTACAGATAAATACTATTCTTCTGAACAACCCCTAAATGTGTTCTCAACAAGTATATCCTTGGCACTCTAATGGAATCTAATGGAAATTCACTCCTTCCTGCCTTTTCTCTCTTCATAGTTGGTGATATATTTTCCTGAATTGTTTCACAGGCTGAGAAGGTCTTCAACTAGGATTTGTACTTCAAGCGAACCATGAAATACGTGGGAGAACCCATGATCCACTTGGAGTCTATTGCTTCCTCTGCAGTGCGTattttgtttcttttccttttccaaCCTTTTGTTAGTGTTTACAGGGGAACAATTTCTGTGTTCCATTGATTGAATATCAGTCTGTGACACTTAAGTCTGAAAATAGTTCACTACCTATTTGCTAGGTGCAGGCTGCTATTAAAGTTAAGGCTTTGGTCATCATTTGCTTCACCTCATCTGGATAGGAGAAAAAGAGTATTTCTTCTTATAGGCGCTTCACCTCATCTTGTAGTTTAATAGAAATTGATTCATATATTATGCCGTATCGAGTATCTGCAGGCTAATTGCCAAGTACAGGCCCACCATGCCATTCCTCATCTAAAAACATATCAATTGAAGTGGAGCTTCACAAGCGCATTTGAAGTATGTGAACACCTTGTTTTCTTGTAACCTTTTTAGTGTGGTGTTCAAGTAGACTCACTAATTAACATGTATTACCACGTATGTAacacatccatatctagacaaatctaagacaagtaattcgggatggagggagtactatagaaTTTGCCAGATAAGAAACGGTAGTGCTTATGTTGAACCAAGACTTGTCTCTGGTGTTTAGCAGTGTGCCACTGTTATAACTCATATTTGTTGCATTATCTTCCTACAGGCAAGACAATCACTCATAGTTAGAGGCCTCTTTCCCATGCTTGCCAATCCACGTCACCCGATGAGTTAACCTGCCTTTCATCTGTTGGCTACATTAACCATTCTTTGGTGGTTCTTTTCAATTTTAGAATACATGACCCAGTATGTATAATATGGATAATAGGAACTACCTATAAATACCAACGTCCTTGTTGTGAACATAAAGGGAATAATGGCAGTTGGCCTTAGTGCATATTCCCAATATGTGAAAAGTGGATGCTTTACATACCCCAGGCCAGTGACTTAATTCTGCTTTTAGGGTTTTTGCTTGCATCATGTTCTACTTACAAATGGAATAAACACTAGACTGCAGTTCACTTTCAAACTGTTGGCAAGTCATCATAAGCTTGGTTAATCAGTACATTATTTCGAACTTGACTGGTGGTAGGCTGGTGTGTTTATTCTGTATAATATAAACGCAACACGTGAGCTTATAAGCTGGTGTGCACCAGTGAGACTGATGTTTGGAGGTTTCATCTTGCATCCTCCTTGAATTATTTGGTAGCTAGAATTCCTTGATTTGGACCCAACAAGTAAGAAGCTTGGTTTGCCTGGTGATTTGTACTGACATTGTTTCTCTGCCCTGCAGGCTGAATCTACCAGCACTAGGAATGAATCAGTGTTGAAGGTTGCTTTTGACCACGGCAAAGCATCCGGTGTGATCAAGTCGCATGGCTTACCTTAGCCAGAATTTCTATAAGAATGTTGCTCATGTTACATGCTTTGCTTTCTCTAGTAAGTAGAACAAGAATACATTAACATTTCTTTTATGTTTGTATGCGTACACTCATAATATTTGAATTACAAACCAAATTCTAAATAAATAAGCATGTGTATGTGCCTACAAACTTGTGGGTATTGTTGAAGATAATCACTTAATCAACCTCTAACTAGCTTCCTATTTTCAGGAACAAAGATCCAGATCACCCTCGCCCCTCTAGAGAAATCAGTTTACTCATTCAAGTTCTGGAAATTCTTTATAGCTTTTTGAGTTTACTTCGGTCTTTGCATGTATTAGCTTTCTGTTTGTGCCCCTGTCTATGTATGTTTCTTGTGTGCAAGTGCTCcattctctgtgtgtgtgtgtgaccgTGTGTGGCTTGACTCTGTGTGTGACTATGTGTGGCTTGATTGTGTGTGTGCTTGACTCTCTGATTGTGTGACTCTGTGTGTGCTTGACTCTATGTGTGTGTGAATGTTGCATTTGCTTGATGGTGTGGCATGTATGCTTGAATGATGATTGGTGTGGTTTAACACTGCCTTTGCCGGTCCCAAGCCTGGATGTGAAAATGTGGAGGGAGCTGCGTTTACCTCCtttgtattatatatatatatatatatatatatatatatatatatatattcacctTCTGAATTTTGTGGCTGATGGCATTCTAGTTTACCTAGATGGTTAGCTTGTTAATTAGTTGTGTGCATGCAAGACTTGAAATCTAGCTGATGTAGTGTTTAGTTTCTGTGCATGATAAATGGTTTTGTTGTGCATCTTTTTAAAGATGTGGACCGTTTGCCCCTCTATTTCCCTCTTTTGGATGTTAACTAGCATTTGCTGTGTTTCTGAATTGATTATCTATTGTAAGATATTTTAGCATATATCGTTCAGAGATAAATGTCTTTGTTTGCAGTAGTACATTTTATTCATTCCAATGGTGATTTCACTTCTGATTTTTGTGTGTTGGAACTCTTGCGGAAGTTCTTTGTACTAGGGTACCAATGTATATCTATTTCAGtgtcattttctactataacatcACTAAAGCCAATGGTATATATGTTTTATTTGAGATGAGTGATGTGATTACATTGTACCAGGCATGTGACTGCAGTAGCCTCGCAACAACAATTATCTAGTTACTTTAACAGGACTTCTGAACAATCAAGTAGTTCACAATATGCAGTTTTACATATATTCATGAATGGAGCTTCTTCACTTCCTACATGCAGCAGGTTGTCCATGTTGTGTGTTCCATATGGATTAAACGCCATCGACTACTTTGTCTTCGATGCCGCGGCTCCTCGTTGGGTGTTCAATTTTTTTGTGTGTTCAATTTTTAATCCCCATTATGCATGATGTTGTTTGTTTCTGTGTAATTTGGACCTCTGGTTGTGCTCTTATGAGCGGTGTCTCTGCTCGTGTGGACACACATGATTTGAACCGCGATTTTGAGCTGTGATTCTACTAGTGAGGCAAGCATGATTTCAACGGTGTTTCCATGAAATTTTGAACCATGTCTGTGTTATGATCTTGTGAAAACGTCGCGTTAATATTTATTGCCAATCGTGTGTCGTGCCAATGCTGCCTTTGGTTGATTGTGTGGCTTGTTGCTTAGCTGAATGATTGGTTGTAGTGTTTGCTATTTTTTTTGTGTTTAGTAGTTTTGTAGTTTAACACTGCCTTTaccggtcccaagcccggatgaAAAAACGTGGAGGGGACTGCAGTTAGCTCCTCTGTTTATAACTTTCACGATCTCTACATATTTTTTAATTAGTAGTGAATGAAGTGAGTAGAagacacacaatgtggtggcaagCTTTGGAATGCATCCTTTGATAAAAAGGattaaaaacaataaaaaatcaaaATTAAAAGATTCTAAAAAATAAAGTCtcaaaaacaataaaaaatactTGAAATTATAGAAGTTTTAAAAAATAGAATACTGAAAAAATAACAGACTCAAAATTATAGAAGATTCGAAATAATAGAAAGACTTAAAACAATAAACAGACTCAAAATAATAAATGACTCGAAATTACAAAAGACTCAAAAAAATAAAGGACTCAAAAGTACAAAGATTCAGAATAAAAAAagacttaaaaataaaaaatactcAAAATAATAATTAAACTCAAAATTATAAAAGTTTCAAAAAATAAAAGACTAAAAAACAATAAAAAAGACCCAGAATTATAGAAATACTTGAAAACAATAAACAGACTTAAAGTAAAAAAAGACTCAAAAAAATACTCAAGATTATAAAAGATTCAAAATTATTTATGGCGTACCAGGAATTACAATGCCAACACTAAATTAATTACCTATGACGTTGATAGAAATACAACGCGAGCATTAGATTGTGCCTGGTCAGTACAAATGGGCCAATTTGTGGTGTGTTAGAAAAAAGCAACACCAACACTAACTAAATGGGCCAATTTGTGGTGACATGGCAAATATGCAAAATGCCATCACTATTTGAAAAAAAATAGTGGTGGCGTTGGTTGGAAATGGCATGCCACCAACTAAAGTTGTGTGTCGTGGGTTTAAcatggcagatgccctagtgaaaagGCTTaagcgtggagccatcgcaacgtaagttagcttaaaggggttgagtgggacgagagacacgagtttacccaggtttgacCCCTCACcaacaaggtaaaagcctacgtcctgctttgagTTGTGttgcttgagtatcgattacaagggagcgaaatCGCTTAACCTAGCTCTCGATCAATTGTTTCTTAAGTTTACCCACCGCAGGGACTCGCATGATGCTATGTTTTTTTTTTGCCATGTGGTAAATTGTTTAGCATATTTCCTGGCTGATTAGTATGAGAAAATGATTTTGATCATCTTTGCAGCTTTTGAGCTA is from Triticum aestivum cultivar Chinese Spring chromosome 1B, IWGSC CS RefSeq v2.1, whole genome shotgun sequence and encodes:
- the LOC123077854 gene encoding uncharacterized protein, yielding MSVFISIDAKKSVFISIPIYLPAHALLPLRPWSCATPRGRGRRPGLAPRGSAKWRVTDGGGTSVVRQLRALVLDLCLSSSSVRLRKNGVLQTRLSSSLSYTRHAEDVRQKFALHKCNMTGKPAAVTCVVDSMMDNLRPTRADATDVANAVLDVVMPFSLVPRLSLGCIQLRLLQRLRRSSTRICTSSEP